A segment of the Cotesia glomerata isolate CgM1 linkage group LG2, MPM_Cglom_v2.3, whole genome shotgun sequence genome:
AGAGAACTAAAACGATTGCCCACGAAAGCGAAGTTGAacgcacgagcgaagcgagtgcggTCATTCGCTTGAGTGGGTAATCGACAACGTCGCACGAGTTGCACATACTATTTTGTATTACAAATGCGGTGATGTATGTGGGTACAAAATTGGGGTCCAGGGGCGGGGGGTTGGGGGGGAGGCGGAGCCTCCTCAGTCcctaaaaacaaataaaaagttaaaaaaaaagaaacaaatataAATCAGATGATAAAtgcaaagtaattaatattaattaacaaaaaataaatttacacactGAAACAATCaacacataaaattaaatgacattaaatttagctgtcactacaattttttaattttctttaacaaacaaatttgttccaaaaaattattcataaaaattgtattatttattttgtaaaattccTACATgtcgattttaaaaaaaaattttttcatgtcattaatttattttttaccaaaattattaaaattatcatatttttgctaaattaattttcgtcaCAATTAAACagcttaatattaataaattatttttactatggttaaaaatattgtaatgtCAACCTTACTTCTTTAATATTGACAGTTagattgtgtttttttttgttatttattttaattttagcagTTTTCACAGTCAATTGAATGCGACAAGGATAGTTTGAGTTCGCCAAGAATAATTTGCGTGCGACAAGTAAACTTGTCGCACTCAAATAACAGtttcatttatgaaaaaactcacgcgtaattttaaaatgcgCAAACGGCTCTTTTTCAACCGCAACAGCGAGCGTCAAGATACTACTTTTCCCGCATGagtaatacaaaaatattgttattatgggtgacttgaatataaatatgttaACTAATACTAATTTGTCTACGCATTTGAATgacttttgtaatttatataatttatgcaTTGTTCCATTTAGTGCTACACATCATACTGCTAGATAAATAACTgtaattactaaaatattcaaattactaaatgttcaaattcatattttttcttttcttttgttttacGAACTAAAGTCATTAGATAGTAATTTGGATAGACTTTGCTGGAGACAACGTTACTTTTCTTATTCttactgttttattattatcatatccATTACtgtttaactatttttattattactatgtaTTCATTTCTATGTAAGGCCCTTAGGGAGCTAAGGCTTCAGGgtctaaaattttgataaataaataaataaataagaactATATTAAGAAcatgcagaaaaaaatttgatagtgATCGGATCATTTGCCTTCGAGTAATCACTGCAGCAAATTCGAAAAATCCTGTTAAAGATAAAATGGTCCTATTATAACTGCCGAGCGGCTACTTTTGAAATGACTTTTACTCAAAAACTATTTCATAtatcgatttaaaattttagtatgttatttttaaaggtataacttattgaaatatgaaaaaaaaatcgactttttaaaaatttcacactaGGTGTGCTCCTTAATTTATtcgttgatttattaaattttttaatacttattatttattacagggAGTCTCGTTAATTGACGACGCGGAAATACCATCAATACAGCGATCAAACGAACTGCTAATCCAAGTGAAAGCGGCATCAGTAAATGTAGTAGACGCTAAAATATGCTCAGGATACTCAAAAGCGTACCGTAGAATATTGAATTCTGGAGTAAGTGCCTCATAATTTCAAATAGAatggaattaattattaatattctagTCTATAATTTGTATTTAGCAACAGAAAGAATTGCCAGTGGTGCTTGGACGGGACTGCGCGGGAATAGTCGTTGAGATTGGTCAGAGTGTCCTTGGATTTGACGTGGGAGACGAGGTATTTTTGGCGGTACCATCTTGGGCCTCTGGTACCATGTCTGAGTATCTAGTGGTGGCCGAAAATCAAGTAGCCAAGAAGCCTAAACTGATAACTTTTGAAGCCTCGGCTTGCTTGCCTTACAGCGGGTGTATTGCTTGGAATGCTTTAGTCAACGAATCTATTATTGAAGAAGGAAATGCTCAAAATAaaaggttattattattattattattattattattattattattattattattactattattattattgggtaaatatttacaagtgaaatcaaccattttaattttcatttttttaacgaaatttctatttgattttatggatatattttttttttgaaagatatattaaaaaattaacaattaaaaaaaaaaagttgattattacaattttaaaaaatcttataaattttttaaaaaattgtcatacaaaaacttttttttaattgtttgtttttttacgtacttaaaaaaaaaaaaatagaaattttatccaaaaacatgataGCCAAAGTTtattccaacttttgaagacaaaaaagctatcgaaatcttcatttttttctttcacaaaattttttattataaatgccCCATacaaacaagcagaataaatacaaatttgaaaatgttacTTTTTCACCTAATTATGGTCCTAAATGGGGCTGACtctatttgtaaataattaaagtaaaagacccagttattgacacttgcaattttattttaattaaaaaaaaaaaaaaaaaaaatcaactctaataaattaataaatataatttttgaattataaatttcaagataattttttttgagaaaaaaaatttttttttaattagaataaaattgcaagtgtcaaacaactaggccaATGTCAATAACTGGCTCTTTTAcctattattgttaaattttagaagtaaattttttttaaaccataaataaaattattttagagtgTTAATTTATGGAGGATCAACACCAGTGGGatgtattttaattcaattgataaaattatgggGTGGACATGTAACAGTGATCTGTAAATTAGAGTCCGCCAAAGTTATAAAAGCCCTGGGAGCTGATGACATCATCCCGTCAAATGATTgtgatatttataaagaattaGAACTTCATGATAAGTAAGTTTTCTTTAGTAATATCCACTTTGTTATATATTTCTTATGATCATACTgtgtatattaatttaaaaataattacgagCTAAGTAAGACGTGATGTTTCAATTCTAATTACAGATATCATGCAATATTTTACACCGAAGACCATCCAATCGATTGTCGAGCTTTAAAGAGACAATTGATGCCTTATGGATCGTTTGTATCAACAGTCCCAGAACACTTAGCCTCTGATTCATTC
Coding sequences within it:
- the LOC123259434 gene encoding reticulon-4-interacting protein 1 homolog, mitochondrial-like isoform X1, producing MDEILFRLSSNLEALQIETASIAQQTYQLVLSWLTECQRMLQSVCSDQYSQHIKDLGSFTASLYHRAYDNIHFGYYSARINFRDFYRQLGGLQSSDVSKRDVAFCTIGLAIGIFIGYNVGLNWKQKVKRIHYMKAIICHHYAGVEGVSLIDDAEIPSIQRSNELLIQVKAASVNVVDAKICSGYSKAYRRILNSGQQKELPVVLGRDCAGIVVEIGQSVLGFDVGDEVFLAVPSWASGTMSEYLVVAENQVAKKPKLITFEASACLPYSGCIAWNALVNESIIEEGNAQNKRVLIYGGSTPVGCILIQLIKLWGGHVTVICKLESAKVIKALGADDIIPSNDCDIYKELELHDKYHAIFYTEDHPIDCRALKRQLMPYGSFVSTVPEHLASDSFGFISGTLFAGCVRIKLLVQYVFGSNINQWNEGSKIKPSYLETLRELVDADQLQSVVGAAFRPNHIEQALQHVLDPDAIGSTIIKFR
- the LOC123259434 gene encoding reticulon-4-interacting protein 1 homolog, mitochondrial-like isoform X2, translated to MDEILFRLSSNLEALQIETASIAQQTYQLVLSWLTECQRMLQSVCSDQYSQHIKDLGSFTASLYHRAYDNIHFGYYSARINFRDFYRQLGGLQSSDVSKRDVAFCTIGLAIGIFIGYNVGLNWKQKVKRIHYMKAIICHHYAGVEGVSLIDDAEIPSIQRSNELLIQVKAASVNVVDAKICSGYSKAYRRILNSGQKELPVVLGRDCAGIVVEIGQSVLGFDVGDEVFLAVPSWASGTMSEYLVVAENQVAKKPKLITFEASACLPYSGCIAWNALVNESIIEEGNAQNKRVLIYGGSTPVGCILIQLIKLWGGHVTVICKLESAKVIKALGADDIIPSNDCDIYKELELHDKYHAIFYTEDHPIDCRALKRQLMPYGSFVSTVPEHLASDSFGFISGTLFAGCVRIKLLVQYVFGSNINQWNEGSKIKPSYLETLRELVDADQLQSVVGAAFRPNHIEQALQHVLDPDAIGSTIIKFR